In one Brienomyrus brachyistius isolate T26 chromosome 5, BBRACH_0.4, whole genome shotgun sequence genomic region, the following are encoded:
- the polr3e gene encoding DNA-directed RNA polymerase III subunit RPC5, producing MASGEDDDPIIQEVDVYLAKSLAGMLYLFQYPVRPATMTYDDTPHLSAKIKPKQQKVELEMTIDTMSPNYCRSKGEQIALNVDGTSSEDSNTYSMKMMDKQSFSSIQATTNTSRYAAAVFRKGELHLTPLQGILQMRPSFSYVDKADNKHREREAANEGGDSSQDEAEEDVKQITVRFSRPESEQARQRRIQSYEFLQKKQAEEPWVHLHYYGIKDGRSEHERQYLFCQSMGMSENTELVKTRSEYLSMLMPPVTEEKIVKPVGPSNVLSMAQLRTLPLGDQVKTLMKNVKVMPFANLMGLLSQGTDSTTVLRCIQQVAMLVQGNWVVKSDVLYPKDSCSPHSGVPAEVLCRGRDYVMWRFTQERSVMRKEVAAVIKLPPEDVKDFLEQMSVARVNRGWEFILSTDTEFVKKHPDVAQRQYMLWLGIQAKLEKVFNLSKEDMMIKKVDPPAAVHVTGDQRIKAARDRARENQASLQREHSQRKRGAAGATLRVKEEPLSDGEEPMDTSLPNGSLNGHPDDDDGPPADTPNGHSVHTPSRELQEFVEATFRKHFVLTLSEVKRLFNLHLASLPPGHSLFGGISDRLLQDAILLCRCRQILVPFPSQSSAAADEQKVFAVWETGETFDKYRQVLFEIFMKNYRVRRMLVQTRLMQELGGGVTKADIDRLLKECCVSYGSMWYLKGTVHS from the exons ATGGCCAGTGGGGAAGATGATGACCCAATTATACAAGAG GTTGATGTCTATCTTGCCAAAAGTCTTGCAGGCATGCTCTACCTTTTCCAG TATCCAGTGCGCCCTGCTACTATGACCTACGATGACACGCCCCACTTGTCTGCCAAGATCAAGCCAAAGCAACAGAAG GTGGAGCTGGAGATGACGATCGACACCATGAGTCCAAATTACTGCCGCAGCAAAGGGGAGCAGATTGCTCTCAACGTGGACGGCACCTCCTCCGAGGACTCCAACACCTACTCCAT GAAGATGATGGACAAGCAGTCCTTCTCCTCCATCCAGGCCACTACCAACACCTCGCGTTACGCTGCGGCCGTCTTCCGTAAAG GGGAGCTCCACCTCACCCCCTTGCAGGGGATCCTCCAGATGCGGCCCAGCTTCTCCTATGTGGACAAAGCAGACAACAAGCACCGCGAGAGGGAGGCTGCCAATGaag GTGGAGACTCCTCCCAGGATGAGGCTGAGGAAGACGTCAAGCAGATCACG GTGAGGTTCTCGCGGCCGGAGTCGGAGCAAGCCCGCCAGCGGCGCATTCAGTCGTACGAGTTTCTGCAgaagaagcaggcagaggagccgTGGGTTCACCTGCACTACTACGGTATCAAG GATGGGCGCTCGGAGCACGAGAGGCAGTACCTGTTCTGCCAGTCGATGGGCATGTCCGAGAACACGGAGCTGGTGAAGACTCGCAG tgaGTACCTGTCTATGCTGATGCCCCCTGTCACAGAGGAGAAGAT CGTAAAGCCAGTGGGGCCCAGTAACGTGCTATCCATGGCCCAGCTAAGGACACTGCCCCTCGGCGATCAAGTGAAGACTCTGATGAAGAACG TGAAGGTGATGCCGTTCGCCAACCTGATGGGCTTGCTGAGCCAGGGCACGGACTCAACGACAGTACTGCGGTGCATCCAGCAGGTGGCGATGCTCGTGCAAGGCAACTGGGTCGTCAAGAG TGACGTACTCTACCCCAAGGACAGCTGCAGTCCGCACAGCGGTGTTCCCGCAGAAGTGCTCTGCCGTGGCAGGGACTACGTG ATGTGGAGATTTACCCAAGAGCGCTCAGTCATGCGGAAAGAGGTTGCAGCAGTCATCAAG CTCCCTCCAGAAGATGTGAAGGACTTTCTGGAACAGATGTCTGTTGCTCGGGTGAACCGTGGCTGGGAATTCATTCTCTCGACCGACACGGAGTTCGTGAAGAAGCACCCAGACGTGGCTCAGAGGCAGTACATGCTGTGGCTTGGAATCCAGGCCAA GTTGGAAAAGGTGTTCAATCTCTCAAAGGAAGATATGATGATAAAAAAGGTTGATCCTCCAGCCG CGGTGCATGTGACTGGGGATCAGCGGATCAAGGCTGCCCGCGATCGTGCCCGAGAGAACCAGGCCTCGCTGCAGAGGGAGCACTCTCAGCGGAAGCGGGGCGCCGCAGGGGCCACCTTGCGGGTCAAGGAGGAACCTCTGAGCGACGGCGAGGAGCCCATGGACACGTCCTTGCCCAACGGCTCGCTTAACGGGCACCCGGATGACGACGACGGGCCCCCCGCGGACACCCCCAACGGGCACAGTGTGCACACGCCTAGCCGAGAGCTGCAGGAATTCGTGGAAGCCACCTTCAGGAAGCACTTTGTGCTGACGCTGAGCGAGGTGAAGAGGCTCTTCAACCTGCACCTGGCCAGCCTGCCCCCCGGGCACAGCCTGTTCGGGGGCATCTCGGACCGCCTGCTGCAGGACGCCATTCTCCTCTGCCGCTGCCGCCAGATCCTGGTGCCT TTTCCTTCGCAGAGCTCAGCTGCAGCAGACGAGCAGAAGGTTTTTGCTGTATGGGAAACGGGAGAGACCTTCGATAAG TATCGACAGGTCCTGTTCGAGATCTTCATGAAGAACTACCGTGTCAGGAGAATGCTGGTGCAGACACGGCTGATGCAGGAGCTGGGCGGCGGAGTCACTAAGGCCGACATCGACAGGCTTCTCAAG GAATGCTGCGTCAGTTACGGAAGCATGTGGTACCTGAAAGGCACTGTGCATTCCTGA
- the mettl9 gene encoding methyltransferase-like protein 9 isoform X2 gives MRSLVFVAWIIVYVSSLLTIRRMWTGKYVRSPLARTLIFSMVKEGESAAPEWYRCCPDILEESLRPLFVQSHLDPDTQAFLKHSEEKSGWLFTQIYHSFFSTIFSPIVSRTSINGFLGRGSMFVFSGEQFCRLLQINSDWRGNRLLDLGAGDGGVTDVMAKHFQEVYTTEVSAPMRWQLQKKNYTVLGIDEWHSAGFQYDVISCLNLLDRCDHPLALLRDIKRSLVPGTGRLVLAVVLPFQPYVEIGGRWERPEEHLKVGGKVWEEQVTHLSNDVFRGAGFEVEAVTRLPYLCEGDLYKDFYVLDDAVFVLRPVE, from the exons ATGAGGTCCCTGGTTTTCGTGGCGTGGATCATAGTCTACGTTTCCTCGCTACTAACGATCCGACGGATGTGGACGGGCAAATACGTGCGGAGTCCGCTAGCCCGGACGCTGATCTTCAGCATGGTGAAAGAAGGAGAGAGCGCAGCGCCGGAG TGGTACCGCTGCTGTCCAGACATCCTGGAGGAGTCTCTGCGGCCGTTGTTTGTCCAGAGCCACCTAGACCCAGACACCCAGGCTTTCCTGAAGCATAGCGAGGAAAAGTCTGGTTGGCTCTTCACACAGATCTATCACTCCTTTTTCTCCACCATCTTCAGCCCCATCGTCTCCCGCACTTCCATAAACGG GTTCCTCGGCAGGGGCTCCATGTTCGTCTTCTCCGGTGAGCAGTTCTGCAGGCTCCTCCAGATTAACTCGGACTGGCGGGGCAACAGGCTCCTGGACCTGGGCGCCGGGGATGGGGGTGTCACTGATGTCATGGCCAAACACTTCCAGGAGGTCTACACCACAGAAGTATCTGCCCCTATGAGGTGGCAGCTCCAGAAAAAGAATTACAC GGTTCTGGGCATCGACGAGTGGCATTCAGCGGGCTTCCAGTATGATGTGATTAGCTGTCTGAATCTCTTGGACCGCTGTGACCATCCTCTTGCTCTGCTCAGAGACATCAAGCGCTCCCTGGTTCCAGGCACAGGGAGGCTGGTCCTCGCTGTGGTTCTGCCTTTTCAGCCTTACGTGGAAATCG GTGGCAGGTGGGAGCGGCCAGAAGAGCACCTGAAAGTCGGAGGAAAGGTGTGGGAGGAGCAGGTCACTCACCTGTCCAATGATGTATTCAGGGGGGCGGGGTTTGAGGTGGAGGCAGTGACACGACTGCCCTACCTCTGTGAGGGGGACCTGTATAAAGACTTCTACGTCCTGGATGATGCGGTGTTTGTTCTCAGGCCAGTGGAATGA
- the mettl9 gene encoding methyltransferase-like protein 9 isoform X1, with the protein MCHSQMRSLVFVAWIIVYVSSLLTIRRMWTGKYVRSPLARTLIFSMVKEGESAAPEWYRCCPDILEESLRPLFVQSHLDPDTQAFLKHSEEKSGWLFTQIYHSFFSTIFSPIVSRTSINGFLGRGSMFVFSGEQFCRLLQINSDWRGNRLLDLGAGDGGVTDVMAKHFQEVYTTEVSAPMRWQLQKKNYTVLGIDEWHSAGFQYDVISCLNLLDRCDHPLALLRDIKRSLVPGTGRLVLAVVLPFQPYVEIGGRWERPEEHLKVGGKVWEEQVTHLSNDVFRGAGFEVEAVTRLPYLCEGDLYKDFYVLDDAVFVLRPVE; encoded by the exons ATGTGTCACTCACAGATGAGGTCCCTGGTTTTCGTGGCGTGGATCATAGTCTACGTTTCCTCGCTACTAACGATCCGACGGATGTGGACGGGCAAATACGTGCGGAGTCCGCTAGCCCGGACGCTGATCTTCAGCATGGTGAAAGAAGGAGAGAGCGCAGCGCCGGAG TGGTACCGCTGCTGTCCAGACATCCTGGAGGAGTCTCTGCGGCCGTTGTTTGTCCAGAGCCACCTAGACCCAGACACCCAGGCTTTCCTGAAGCATAGCGAGGAAAAGTCTGGTTGGCTCTTCACACAGATCTATCACTCCTTTTTCTCCACCATCTTCAGCCCCATCGTCTCCCGCACTTCCATAAACGG GTTCCTCGGCAGGGGCTCCATGTTCGTCTTCTCCGGTGAGCAGTTCTGCAGGCTCCTCCAGATTAACTCGGACTGGCGGGGCAACAGGCTCCTGGACCTGGGCGCCGGGGATGGGGGTGTCACTGATGTCATGGCCAAACACTTCCAGGAGGTCTACACCACAGAAGTATCTGCCCCTATGAGGTGGCAGCTCCAGAAAAAGAATTACAC GGTTCTGGGCATCGACGAGTGGCATTCAGCGGGCTTCCAGTATGATGTGATTAGCTGTCTGAATCTCTTGGACCGCTGTGACCATCCTCTTGCTCTGCTCAGAGACATCAAGCGCTCCCTGGTTCCAGGCACAGGGAGGCTGGTCCTCGCTGTGGTTCTGCCTTTTCAGCCTTACGTGGAAATCG GTGGCAGGTGGGAGCGGCCAGAAGAGCACCTGAAAGTCGGAGGAAAGGTGTGGGAGGAGCAGGTCACTCACCTGTCCAATGATGTATTCAGGGGGGCGGGGTTTGAGGTGGAGGCAGTGACACGACTGCCCTACCTCTGTGAGGGGGACCTGTATAAAGACTTCTACGTCCTGGATGATGCGGTGTTTGTTCTCAGGCCAGTGGAATGA
- the LOC125741889 gene encoding cerebellar degeneration-related protein 2-like isoform X2, with the protein MLTDMIVEEEFEIKEEEPWYDQQDLERDLHLAAELGKTLLDRNRELEEGMQQLYTTNQEQLQEIEVDLLRQMNEQHAKLYEQLDVTARELEKGNQRLGLDNRLAQQKIESLTETIDGLHAQVEELQTQVEELKGVPSGCLEQQRRALGTQSVSCLEELYGMHRYSSCDQAHVQGTLLAKEENASLKRSMQTLQTQLGAEQRRRAEVEREAEHLAQEVGELERRLAELEGSQARVRELEAEVQELRELWRADGGGSSREERLLPDSVFFELGEGPSPVEEDELKGASQRGRHVLIRQASESFLKGGAGEEFRLGHERMCIRRAEVVKERGISLLNEVDAQYSALQLKYDELLRHCQQGSEQCNHKAVQTPASRPGSRPSGEEPSSQASVPEADGQQPEYKALFQELFSCIQKTKEDLSENKAKLSEAQ; encoded by the exons ATGCTGACCGACATGATTGTGGAGGAAGAATTTGAAATTAAAGAGGAAGAACCCTGGTATGATCAGCAGGACCTTGAGCGGG ACCTGCATCTGGCTGCTGAACTGGGGAAGACGCTGCTGGACAGGAACCGGGAGCTGGAGGAAGGGATGCAGCAGCTGTACACCACCAACCAAGAGCAGCTGCAGGAGATTGAG GTGGACCTTCTGAGGCAGATGAACGAGCAGCACGCCAAGCTGTACGAGCAGCTGGACGTCACGGCGCGCGAACTGGAAAAAGGCAACCAGCGCCTGGGCCTGGACAACCGCTTGGCCCAGCAGAAGATCGAGAG CCTGACGGAGACGATCGACGGACTGCATGCGcaggtggaggagctgcagaCGCAGGTGGAGGAGCTGAAGGGCGTGCCATCGGGGTGCCTAGAGCAGCAGCGGCGAGCTCTGGGCACGCAGAGCGTCTCCTGTCTGGAGGAGCTGTACGGCATGCACAG GTACTCGTCATGTGATCAGGCACATGTGCAGGGCACCCTGCTGGCCAAGGAGGAGAATGCGTCCTTGAAGCGCTCCATGCAGACCCTGCAGACCCAGCTGGGGGCGGAGCAGAGACGGCGTGCAGAGGTGGAGCGGGAGGCGGAACACCTAGCTCAGGAGGTGGGCGAGCTGGAGCGCCGGCTGGCAGAGCTGGAGGGCAGCCAGGCGCGGGTGCGGGAGCTGGAGGCTGAGGTGCAGGAGCTGCGAGAGCTGTGGAGGGCCGATGGCGGCGGAAGCAGCAGGGAAGAAAGGCTGCTGCCCGATTCTGTGTTCTTTGAGCTAGGGGAGGGGCCAAGCCCTGTGGAGGAGGATGAGCTGAAGGGGGCCTCGCAGCGGGGCCGGCACGTGCTGATTCGCCAAGCCAGTGAGAGCTTCCTGAAGGGCGGCGCCGGCGAGGAGTTCCGGCTCGGGCATGAGCGCATGTGCATCCGCCGCGCAGAGGTGGTCAAGGAGCGTGGCATCTCCCTGCTTAACGAGGTGGACGCCCAGTACAGCGCCCTCCAGCTGAAGTATGATGAACTGCTGCGGCACTGCCAGCAGGGCTCAGAGCAGTGCAATCACAAGGCAGTGCAGACTCCCGCGTCCAGGCCGGGCAGCCGGCCGTCGGGCGAGGAGCCCTCCTCTCAAGCCAGCGTCCCTGAGGCCGATggccagcagcccgaatacaaGGCCCTCTTTCAGGAGCTCTTCAGCTGTATCCAGAAGACCAAAGAGGACCTGAGTGAGAACAAGGCCAAGCTGAGTGAAGCACAGTGA
- the LOC125741889 gene encoding cerebellar degeneration-related protein 2-like isoform X1, translating to MLTDMIVEEEFEIKEEEPWYDQQDLERDLHLAAELGKTLLDRNRELEEGMQQLYTTNQEQLQEIEYLSKQVDLLRQMNEQHAKLYEQLDVTARELEKGNQRLGLDNRLAQQKIESLTETIDGLHAQVEELQTQVEELKGVPSGCLEQQRRALGTQSVSCLEELYGMHRYSSCDQAHVQGTLLAKEENASLKRSMQTLQTQLGAEQRRRAEVEREAEHLAQEVGELERRLAELEGSQARVRELEAEVQELRELWRADGGGSSREERLLPDSVFFELGEGPSPVEEDELKGASQRGRHVLIRQASESFLKGGAGEEFRLGHERMCIRRAEVVKERGISLLNEVDAQYSALQLKYDELLRHCQQGSEQCNHKAVQTPASRPGSRPSGEEPSSQASVPEADGQQPEYKALFQELFSCIQKTKEDLSENKAKLSEAQ from the exons ATGCTGACCGACATGATTGTGGAGGAAGAATTTGAAATTAAAGAGGAAGAACCCTGGTATGATCAGCAGGACCTTGAGCGGG ACCTGCATCTGGCTGCTGAACTGGGGAAGACGCTGCTGGACAGGAACCGGGAGCTGGAGGAAGGGATGCAGCAGCTGTACACCACCAACCAAGAGCAGCTGCAGGAGATTGAG TACCTCTCCAAGCAGGTGGACCTTCTGAGGCAGATGAACGAGCAGCACGCCAAGCTGTACGAGCAGCTGGACGTCACGGCGCGCGAACTGGAAAAAGGCAACCAGCGCCTGGGCCTGGACAACCGCTTGGCCCAGCAGAAGATCGAGAG CCTGACGGAGACGATCGACGGACTGCATGCGcaggtggaggagctgcagaCGCAGGTGGAGGAGCTGAAGGGCGTGCCATCGGGGTGCCTAGAGCAGCAGCGGCGAGCTCTGGGCACGCAGAGCGTCTCCTGTCTGGAGGAGCTGTACGGCATGCACAG GTACTCGTCATGTGATCAGGCACATGTGCAGGGCACCCTGCTGGCCAAGGAGGAGAATGCGTCCTTGAAGCGCTCCATGCAGACCCTGCAGACCCAGCTGGGGGCGGAGCAGAGACGGCGTGCAGAGGTGGAGCGGGAGGCGGAACACCTAGCTCAGGAGGTGGGCGAGCTGGAGCGCCGGCTGGCAGAGCTGGAGGGCAGCCAGGCGCGGGTGCGGGAGCTGGAGGCTGAGGTGCAGGAGCTGCGAGAGCTGTGGAGGGCCGATGGCGGCGGAAGCAGCAGGGAAGAAAGGCTGCTGCCCGATTCTGTGTTCTTTGAGCTAGGGGAGGGGCCAAGCCCTGTGGAGGAGGATGAGCTGAAGGGGGCCTCGCAGCGGGGCCGGCACGTGCTGATTCGCCAAGCCAGTGAGAGCTTCCTGAAGGGCGGCGCCGGCGAGGAGTTCCGGCTCGGGCATGAGCGCATGTGCATCCGCCGCGCAGAGGTGGTCAAGGAGCGTGGCATCTCCCTGCTTAACGAGGTGGACGCCCAGTACAGCGCCCTCCAGCTGAAGTATGATGAACTGCTGCGGCACTGCCAGCAGGGCTCAGAGCAGTGCAATCACAAGGCAGTGCAGACTCCCGCGTCCAGGCCGGGCAGCCGGCCGTCGGGCGAGGAGCCCTCCTCTCAAGCCAGCGTCCCTGAGGCCGATggccagcagcccgaatacaaGGCCCTCTTTCAGGAGCTCTTCAGCTGTATCCAGAAGACCAAAGAGGACCTGAGTGAGAACAAGGCCAAGCTGAGTGAAGCACAGTGA